In a genomic window of Lycium ferocissimum isolate CSIRO_LF1 chromosome 9, AGI_CSIRO_Lferr_CH_V1, whole genome shotgun sequence:
- the LOC132029480 gene encoding uncharacterized protein LOC132029480 — protein MERDAKIGEDESIMNQLHSLRKEMRNMRVTRGSESLDYDDLCIHPDIGMPVGYKPPKFDIFDGTGDPHAHLRAYCDKLVGVGRNEKLRMKLFIRSLSREALTWYTRQDPRKWSDWQDMAGDFMNRFGFNTEITPDRFSLSNIQKKATESFQDYARRWRIEAARVMPPLDESELSKYFIRAQEGIYFEKMMGSMGQKFADLVKMGDFLEEGIKSGKIQSMAALQAASKAIRSRFH, from the coding sequence ATGGAGAGAGATGCCAAGATAGGAGAAGACGAATCAATCATGAACCAGCTGCACAGTCTAAGGAAAGAAATGAGGAACATGCGAGTCACTCGGGGAAGTGAGAGTTTGGATTATGATGATCTATGCATACACCCGGATATTGGCATGCCAGTAGGGTACAAACCTCCTAAGTTTGATATTTTTGATGGGACAGGTGATCCTCATGCACATTTGAGGGCCTACTGCGACAAGTTAGTAGGAGTAGGAAGGAACGAGAAATTGAGGATGAAATTGTTTATTAGAAGTTTGTCAAGAGAGGCGCTCACTTGGTATACTCGCCAAGATCCTCGCAAATGGAGCGACTGGCAGGATATGGCTGGGGATTTCATGAATCGCTTCGGATTCAACACTGAGATCACACCAGACAGATTTTCTCTGAGCAACATACAAAAGAAGGCGACTGAATCATTCCAGGATTACGCAAGACGTTGGAGAATTGAGGCTGCCCGAGTTATGCCCCCATTGGACGAAAGCGAGCTCAGCAAGTATTTCATTCGAGCTCAGGAAGGCATCTACTTTGAAAAGATGATGGGATCAATGGGCCAAAAGTTCGCAGATTTGGTCAAAATGGGAGACTTTTTGGAGGAAGGAATCAAGTCCGGAAAGATTCAATCAATGGCTGCGCTACAAGCCGCAAGCAAAGCCATACGATCACGGTTCCATTAG
- the LOC132029481 gene encoding uncharacterized protein LOC132029481 → MVEANKISFCDDELPPEGTEHNKALHITVRCGDKFVSRVLVDGGSGCNICPLNTLRSLKMDTGEMKESRMKVRAFDGTQRGVIGEICLHLQIGPVEFPILFQVMDISSTYNLLLGRPWVHMAGAVPSTLHQCLKFEWGWEQIVVQGELGHPVYSERSIPVIEEMGELDGATFHAVEIMQAVKICEMAGSDEMKMSSAAKMVASEMLKYGYQPKSGLGPKFDGIIEPIQLKQQKGTFGLGYDPMFGETSGTKRIFVPEQVPVRWSMIVRRSMKIS, encoded by the coding sequence ATGGTTGAAGCAAACAAGATTTCTTTCTGCGATGATGAACTTCCACCAGAAGGAACGGAACACAACAAAGCACTTCACATCACCGTGAGGTGCGGAGATAAGTTTGTATCTAGGGTACTTGTCGATGGAGGTTCAGGGTGTAACATTTGCCCTCTCAACACCCTGAGAAGTTTGAAGATGGACACGGGAGAAATGAAAGAAAGCCGTATGAAGGTCCGAGCTTTTGACGGGACACAAAGGGGTGTCATTGGAGAAATCTGTCTACATTTGCAGATCGGGCCCGTGGAATTCCCGATCCTTTTTCAAGTGATGGACATATCATCAACTTACAACTTGTTGTTAGGAAGGCCATGGGTCCACATGGCTGGAGCCGTTCCTTCCACTTTGCATCAGTGTTTGAAATTCGAATGGGGCTGGGAGCAAATCGTAGTTCAGGGGGAACTTGGTCACCCCGTCTATTCTGAACGCTCTATTCCGGTTATTGAAGAAATGGGAGAATTAGATGGAGCCACCTTTCATGCTGTGGAAATCATGCAAGCTGTAAAAATATGTGAGATGGCGGGATCTGATGAAATGAAGATGTCAAGCGCAGCAAAGATGGTAGCGTCAGAGATGTTGAAGTACGGCTACCAGCCAAAGTCCGGGTTAGGCCCAAAATTCGATGGCATAATTGAACCAATCCAACTGAAGCAGCAGAAGGGTACTTTTGGGCTCGGGTATGATCCTATGTTTGGAGAAACTAGCGGCACTAAGAGGATCTTTGTGCCAGAGCAAGTTCCCGTCCGGTGGTCGATGATTGTGCGGAGGTCGATGAAGATATCATAG